One segment of Fibrobacter sp. UBA4297 DNA contains the following:
- a CDS encoding SPOR domain-containing protein, with translation MDSLFRGNEYKPTLSASLRDTTSNSAVPAKVSGKSEKSDGFYMLQFEAVGDFDAAQRRKAQLSASTGYTIQVVFDPPFYKLRGGGWNKRKTAEDKARELSAYNINAFVVKLR, from the coding sequence ATGGATTCTCTTTTCCGCGGAAACGAGTACAAGCCGACGCTTAGTGCTTCTCTCCGTGACACGACTAGCAATTCTGCTGTGCCTGCCAAGGTTTCGGGCAAGAGTGAAAAGTCCGATGGATTCTATATGCTTCAGTTCGAGGCTGTCGGTGATTTTGACGCCGCTCAAAGACGCAAGGCGCAGCTTTCGGCAAGCACGGGCTACACGATTCAGGTGGTGTTTGACCCGCCGTTCTACAAGCTCCGCGGTGGTGGATGGAACAAGCGCAAGACTGCCGAAGACAAGGCTCGCGAGCTCTCCGCGTATAACATCAACGCGTTTGTCGTCAAGCTTCGATAA
- a CDS encoding fibro-slime domain-containing protein, with protein sequence MKNRIKSLKLWVLSCAMLIAGVQSASASLTGCEGTVYLKLPEGWKTAYTVAGGQFVAFKKSTSFPDWYETSSTAIGGTNGATEFFISVAENDYGQTGGITKAAIGKQIQFAQGSGFSCADFGKTTNELWIQPSFEDAAKPLVQGEPPDVKYLYVFLPDDKIWKSSIPMINEDGVDREMDFDGENCGWYFRRYVNQALPSKVYIHRDDDTELKYAIGMGGQEAYENGEAPEMIDLAGMFDIYSTEAAFAGSLYFVADKKKAADLPSTMLGWYVERPNIQGNCSYNLAAFIYDTDASLHPSFSCYGGPSDSKPHDPNPDHDACQFVNQTNAASGANKAEALKAIYACIGVTPGIVESTLDKATKKPKLTAAGKKCFIDDKYFNMLFNYTPGVNELTCFDMPFHRSDDGKWEFDSDFYISPGLTVQGGFYPVEATDATKLEEAKPGQTALLAARTKRDAEGPVFYGPQLRELDPVEKIPQIDVLCNGPGWKGGHDCTDLFADGEGTETFYRDLSLANAQACVFGWSCPDKAPAGWAFFVDGTETPAKPNAQGQVQGSPRWSSKEENGGVGRNQHFCFESHANFRFKKGLKFNFRGDDDIWVYIDNKLAVDLGGTHLAAPGYVDLDKFMPNAKPDSTYDIDIFFCDRRTTMSNVRIKTNMFIEQNNDADYEPEGTDVEGATEYVLKYAESGGGSCAAKVNGGAKVLVGDEIPAAGKKITFQFTRNDPTGSLPGSMIISPEEFELEPVQLNGVIDVTHPGRPIVNEKLLRETLTQGKYYLRIKIEGRITDIDWTIKGNVGISARDAVIETPAGQSPVIPFKSSIMGTDKNPTVDQMIRLIVAPVVDPCGGTACTTPLKFTPGLNDEYSLVSSNGKAVFYEMKNGELNQFDPSRTRNVGTDGIDTIYVTVPFAEFDASEVEKVTVNVKQSSLKAELQFFAPKIVFVKSETSLETADVSKDLEHDKMEMVDFYVLALNPDNTPCTDCNFSLSRGSQTSPGIVFVAGADNTINVVNGRATVTLYSTQKYDRETTGTTATLHLTGPAVTLMQAVYPNLIFREPPVPTPMLADIFDVHGALPTSAMNVPTPYFSEQTEYLDGIADSLTIYYARQFHKDSLPEKIAVFWDEDVKDSVLFEKAEVLAGSVCGAAAGIDDTLCLARITLGGKQLSKKVKTGGTGKIKSWATFKSRGAVVTQDYSCNIFDRMAPVIIGARATNENIGGVEYTRLKIEFSEPIAKTTEGIAAGNEVFSFYINNGKTPSFAESLPLSRASSVPDQTPDKTLSVLFDKTGVFPQSGDYIHFRSLADAGLVTDQSDYATFPGADTLRPANDASFKWNVATGYEAAANGRLPSPWALISGEVNVYAARIIPEAMGGIPKTPGEAANLDPFEIIAYDANKTEDDFRKDIRAGQGEFDKYSFIPHGWFVKSDMGALIESKEEFVNANKKNVFFDYDLTFFTNLGSHVAHLKGRVFCDDDKNMEVNKKYYFGGAGHNCVENRRNFFILWNMKSDKNRLVGSGAYITKFKAYVQLDNFGKKNKVEKTEVWGVRHAAKTKGSFPITIKQ encoded by the coding sequence ATGAAGAACAGAATCAAATCCTTAAAGTTGTGGGTGTTGAGCTGTGCTATGCTCATTGCCGGTGTCCAAAGCGCATCGGCTTCATTGACTGGGTGTGAGGGAACCGTTTATCTCAAACTTCCTGAAGGCTGGAAAACTGCATATACTGTAGCCGGCGGCCAGTTCGTTGCTTTTAAAAAGAGTACTTCGTTCCCCGACTGGTATGAAACTTCCTCAACAGCCATTGGCGGCACGAATGGTGCAACTGAGTTCTTCATCTCTGTAGCCGAAAACGATTATGGTCAAACTGGTGGCATTACTAAGGCTGCAATTGGTAAGCAAATTCAGTTTGCTCAAGGTAGTGGCTTCTCTTGTGCCGATTTTGGGAAAACGACCAACGAGCTTTGGATTCAGCCCAGCTTTGAAGATGCTGCCAAGCCTTTAGTGCAGGGTGAACCGCCTGACGTCAAGTATCTCTACGTATTCTTGCCGGATGACAAGATTTGGAAGAGCTCTATTCCGATGATTAACGAAGACGGAGTAGATCGTGAAATGGATTTCGATGGTGAAAACTGTGGCTGGTATTTCAGACGTTATGTAAACCAGGCGCTCCCCTCTAAGGTCTATATCCACCGTGATGACGATACCGAACTCAAGTATGCTATCGGCATGGGTGGTCAGGAAGCTTATGAAAATGGCGAAGCTCCCGAAATGATTGATTTGGCCGGTATGTTCGATATCTATTCCACAGAAGCCGCTTTTGCTGGTTCTCTCTACTTTGTGGCTGATAAGAAAAAGGCTGCAGATCTCCCCAGCACCATGCTTGGCTGGTATGTAGAAAGGCCGAACATTCAGGGTAACTGCTCTTACAACCTCGCTGCTTTTATTTATGATACCGATGCAAGCTTGCATCCCTCTTTCTCTTGCTATGGTGGACCGAGCGATTCAAAACCGCACGATCCGAATCCTGACCATGATGCTTGTCAGTTTGTTAACCAGACGAATGCGGCTAGCGGAGCAAACAAGGCTGAAGCCCTTAAGGCAATTTATGCATGTATCGGTGTGACTCCGGGAATTGTCGAAAGCACTTTGGATAAGGCTACCAAGAAGCCTAAACTCACTGCTGCTGGTAAAAAGTGCTTCATTGACGACAAGTATTTCAATATGCTCTTCAACTACACTCCAGGTGTGAACGAATTGACTTGCTTTGACATGCCGTTCCATCGTTCAGATGATGGCAAGTGGGAATTTGACTCTGACTTCTATATAAGCCCGGGTCTTACAGTTCAGGGTGGATTCTACCCGGTTGAAGCTACGGACGCAACTAAGCTTGAAGAAGCTAAGCCTGGTCAGACTGCACTTCTGGCAGCTCGTACCAAACGTGACGCAGAAGGTCCTGTGTTCTATGGTCCGCAGTTGCGCGAACTTGACCCTGTCGAAAAAATCCCGCAAATTGACGTGCTCTGCAATGGCCCCGGTTGGAAGGGCGGTCACGATTGCACCGATCTCTTTGCCGATGGTGAAGGTACGGAAACTTTCTATAGGGATTTAAGTCTCGCCAATGCGCAGGCATGTGTGTTTGGTTGGAGCTGCCCGGATAAGGCTCCTGCTGGTTGGGCTTTCTTTGTGGATGGTACTGAAACGCCTGCTAAACCTAATGCACAAGGTCAGGTTCAAGGCTCTCCGCGTTGGTCCTCTAAGGAAGAAAACGGGGGGGTTGGCCGTAACCAGCACTTCTGCTTCGAATCCCATGCAAACTTCCGCTTTAAGAAAGGCCTGAAGTTCAACTTCCGTGGTGACGATGACATTTGGGTCTATATCGACAATAAGCTTGCTGTGGACCTTGGTGGTACTCACCTTGCTGCCCCGGGCTATGTGGACTTGGACAAGTTTATGCCCAATGCTAAGCCGGATTCCACTTATGATATTGATATCTTCTTCTGCGACCGTCGTACAACGATGAGTAACGTCCGTATCAAGACGAACATGTTCATTGAACAGAACAACGATGCTGACTATGAACCTGAAGGTACTGATGTCGAAGGTGCTACAGAATACGTCCTCAAGTATGCAGAATCCGGTGGTGGTAGCTGCGCCGCTAAGGTGAATGGTGGTGCCAAAGTCCTAGTAGGCGATGAAATTCCTGCTGCTGGTAAAAAGATTACTTTCCAGTTTACAAGAAATGACCCGACCGGTTCTCTCCCTGGTTCGATGATTATTTCTCCGGAAGAATTCGAATTGGAACCGGTTCAGTTGAATGGCGTTATTGATGTAACGCATCCGGGTCGTCCGATTGTCAACGAAAAGCTTTTGCGTGAAACCTTGACGCAGGGTAAGTACTATCTGCGCATTAAGATTGAAGGTAGAATTACTGACATTGACTGGACTATTAAGGGTAACGTTGGCATTTCTGCTCGCGATGCCGTGATTGAAACTCCTGCTGGCCAAAGCCCTGTTATTCCGTTCAAGTCCTCTATCATGGGTACGGACAAGAATCCGACCGTTGACCAGATGATTCGTCTTATTGTCGCTCCGGTTGTTGACCCTTGCGGTGGCACCGCTTGCACGACTCCGCTTAAGTTCACGCCGGGCTTGAACGATGAATACTCCTTGGTCTCCTCCAATGGAAAGGCTGTGTTCTACGAAATGAAGAATGGCGAATTGAACCAGTTTGATCCGTCTAGAACGCGTAATGTTGGCACGGATGGTATCGATACCATTTATGTGACGGTTCCGTTTGCTGAATTCGATGCCTCCGAAGTCGAAAAGGTGACTGTCAATGTCAAGCAGAGCTCTCTTAAGGCTGAACTCCAGTTCTTTGCCCCGAAGATTGTCTTTGTGAAGTCTGAAACTTCCTTGGAAACTGCCGATGTGTCTAAGGATCTTGAACATGACAAGATGGAAATGGTGGACTTCTACGTTCTCGCCCTCAATCCGGACAACACTCCGTGCACGGATTGCAACTTCAGTCTTAGCCGTGGTTCTCAGACCTCTCCGGGCATTGTCTTTGTTGCCGGTGCAGATAATACGATTAACGTTGTGAATGGCCGTGCAACCGTTACCCTTTACTCTACTCAGAAATATGATAGAGAAACGACGGGTACGACAGCAACGCTTCACTTGACCGGCCCGGCCGTGACGCTGATGCAGGCGGTCTATCCGAACCTCATCTTTAGAGAACCGCCGGTTCCGACGCCGATGCTTGCTGATATCTTTGACGTTCATGGAGCTCTCCCGACTTCCGCTATGAATGTTCCGACTCCGTACTTCAGCGAACAGACGGAATATCTTGATGGTATCGCAGACTCCTTGACCATCTACTACGCTCGTCAGTTCCATAAGGACTCCCTCCCGGAAAAGATTGCAGTCTTCTGGGATGAAGACGTTAAGGATTCCGTGCTCTTTGAAAAGGCCGAAGTTCTCGCCGGTTCTGTTTGCGGTGCTGCTGCTGGCATCGATGATACGTTGTGCCTTGCTCGAATCACTCTTGGTGGCAAGCAGCTCTCCAAGAAGGTGAAGACTGGTGGTACTGGCAAGATCAAGTCCTGGGCTACATTTAAGTCCCGTGGCGCAGTGGTCACGCAGGATTACTCTTGCAACATCTTCGATCGCATGGCTCCGGTTATTATCGGTGCAAGAGCGACCAACGAAAACATTGGTGGTGTTGAATATACAAGATTGAAGATTGAATTCTCCGAACCGATTGCAAAGACCACGGAAGGTATTGCTGCCGGTAACGAAGTGTTCTCCTTCTACATCAACAATGGCAAGACGCCTTCTTTCGCCGAAAGCCTCCCGCTTTCTAGAGCATCTTCTGTTCCGGACCAGACACCGGATAAGACCTTGTCCGTGCTCTTCGACAAGACTGGCGTGTTCCCGCAGTCTGGTGACTACATCCACTTCAGATCGCTTGCAGATGCAGGCCTTGTTACGGACCAGTCTGATTACGCTACATTCCCTGGTGCAGATACGCTCCGTCCGGCTAATGACGCAAGCTTCAAGTGGAACGTCGCTACGGGTTACGAAGCTGCCGCAAATGGTCGCTTGCCGTCTCCGTGGGCATTGATTTCTGGTGAAGTGAACGTTTACGCTGCAAGAATCATTCCGGAAGCAATGGGTGGCATTCCGAAGACTCCGGGTGAAGCCGCAAACCTCGATCCGTTCGAAATTATTGCTTATGACGCCAACAAGACCGAAGACGATTTCAGAAAGGATATTCGCGCAGGTCAGGGTGAATTTGACAAGTATTCATTCATTCCGCACGGCTGGTTTGTCAAGAGCGATATGGGTGCATTGATTGAATCTAAGGAAGAATTCGTCAATGCAAACAAGAAGAACGTGTTCTTCGATTACGATCTCACCTTCTTCACGAACTTGGGCTCGCATGTAGCTCACTTGAAGGGCCGCGTATTCTGCGATGACGACAAGAATATGGAAGTCAACAAGAAGTATTACTTCGGTGGCGCTGGTCACAACTGCGTTGAAAACCGTAGGAACTTCTTCATCCTCTGGAATATGAAATCTGACAAGAACCGCCTCGTGGGTTCTGGCGCCTACATTACCAAGTTCAAGGCTTATGTACAGCTTGACAACTTCGGTAAGAAGAACAAGGTCGAAAAGACTGAAGTTTGGGGTGTCCGTCATGCTGCCAAGACCAAGGGAAGTTTCCCGATTACGATTAAGCAGTAA
- a CDS encoding GGDEF domain-containing protein, whose amino-acid sequence MEILKPMAVHPHLIVLYPQSEFAELPLELGTVVLGRGQDADIRFEDELVSRRHCALTFDGQSVTVEDLGSTNGTFVDGNYIHKQILNTDNRLQIGKMVLKVAYKNQNEEAFSRELYEAATIDPLTGILNFQTFLDRSAGELVCARRAGAFVHVAMIRVDEFKRWVESCGEMCGDLILKEVARLLSDEKRDCDLLAHYDGEKFLLLMNGISPEDAKKRAEKMRLVIERHIFSWMDSRIPVTISIGLVSRQGVEVTQTKELIAESDGLLNTAG is encoded by the coding sequence ATGGAAATTTTAAAACCAATGGCCGTTCATCCGCACCTGATTGTGCTGTACCCGCAAAGCGAGTTCGCGGAGCTCCCGCTCGAATTAGGGACCGTGGTGCTCGGTCGCGGGCAAGACGCCGACATCCGCTTTGAAGACGAGCTGGTAAGCCGCAGGCATTGTGCACTCACGTTTGACGGCCAGAGCGTGACGGTCGAAGACCTCGGCAGTACGAACGGAACGTTCGTTGACGGTAACTATATACATAAGCAGATTCTCAACACGGACAACAGGCTCCAGATTGGCAAGATGGTGCTAAAGGTCGCCTACAAGAATCAAAACGAAGAGGCTTTTAGCCGCGAACTGTACGAGGCGGCGACGATAGATCCGCTGACGGGGATTCTGAACTTTCAGACGTTCTTGGACCGCTCGGCAGGAGAGCTTGTCTGCGCACGTCGTGCAGGCGCATTTGTCCATGTAGCAATGATCCGTGTCGATGAATTCAAGCGTTGGGTGGAATCTTGTGGCGAGATGTGCGGCGACCTGATTTTGAAGGAAGTTGCAAGGCTATTGAGCGACGAGAAGCGCGACTGCGACTTGCTTGCGCACTATGACGGAGAAAAGTTCCTGCTCCTCATGAACGGGATTTCGCCCGAAGATGCGAAAAAGCGCGCCGAGAAAATGCGCTTGGTCATTGAACGCCACATATTCTCGTGGATGGATTCGAGAATCCCGGTGACAATTTCCATTGGACTTGTGTCGCGACAGGGCGTTGAAGTCACGCAGACGAAAGAGCTCATCGCCGAAAGCGATGGACTGCTCAATACTGCGGGGTAA
- a CDS encoding MATE family efflux transporter — translation MEDVINNKKLNAMGTASIPKIVMQFSVPAIISMLVEALYNIVDRYFVGQGVGSLGIGGITICFPIALFIMAMSMMIGVGGNTLFAIRLGERKYQQAAIILNNSFVLLIMMAVSSFTLGQIFMEPLLKLFGASDQLLPVASSYMRIILCGAIFQTIVPGMNHFIRSMGHPKTAMTRVMIGAGSNVILDWLFIMKFNWGIEGAAWATVLSQFIGGLAVMQFFVKKTTPIKVNRRYMKLRLPYVRKIFILGLPPSIMQISNSLLNAILARSLTAYGTRDLPVVNGMDGGDQAIAAFGILMSIVSMIVLPLMGFVTGSQPIIGYNYGAKYNNRVRDALKFTMLYATAFIVIAWLLVMTNTLAFVKPFVPNDQNMQQLTCKALRTFICMMPFVPLGMVSGNFFQGTGKAWRSMFLNACRQLILLIPFLLIMPRFFGLRGVFMAQPIADFVTAVIAIIMLRAELKNIPRI, via the coding sequence ATGGAAGATGTAATAAACAATAAAAAACTTAACGCGATGGGGACGGCGAGTATCCCGAAGATTGTCATGCAGTTTTCGGTCCCTGCCATCATCAGCATGCTGGTTGAAGCGCTCTACAACATCGTGGACCGCTATTTCGTGGGTCAGGGCGTCGGTAGCCTTGGTATCGGCGGCATCACCATCTGCTTCCCGATAGCCCTTTTCATTATGGCGATGTCCATGATGATTGGCGTGGGCGGCAACACGCTTTTTGCCATCCGCCTCGGCGAACGCAAGTACCAGCAGGCGGCCATCATCCTCAACAACTCCTTTGTGTTGCTCATCATGATGGCGGTGAGTTCCTTTACGCTCGGCCAGATTTTCATGGAACCGCTCCTCAAGCTCTTTGGCGCAAGCGACCAGCTTTTGCCTGTGGCGTCTAGCTACATGCGCATTATCTTGTGCGGTGCGATTTTCCAGACGATTGTCCCCGGCATGAACCACTTTATCCGCAGCATGGGCCACCCGAAAACGGCCATGACCCGCGTGATGATTGGCGCCGGCAGTAACGTGATTCTAGACTGGCTTTTCATCATGAAGTTCAACTGGGGCATTGAAGGTGCCGCCTGGGCGACTGTCTTGAGCCAGTTCATCGGCGGCCTTGCCGTGATGCAGTTCTTCGTGAAAAAGACGACGCCTATCAAGGTCAACCGCCGTTACATGAAGCTCCGCCTCCCGTACGTGCGCAAAATCTTTATTCTTGGGCTCCCGCCGAGCATTATGCAGATTAGCAACAGCCTCCTGAATGCCATTCTTGCACGCAGCCTCACGGCGTATGGCACTCGTGACTTGCCGGTCGTAAACGGCATGGACGGTGGCGACCAGGCTATTGCCGCATTCGGAATCCTGATGAGTATCGTCTCCATGATTGTTTTGCCACTCATGGGCTTTGTGACGGGCTCTCAACCGATTATCGGGTACAATTACGGTGCCAAGTACAACAACCGTGTCCGTGACGCGCTCAAGTTCACCATGCTTTATGCAACGGCGTTCATCGTGATTGCATGGCTACTCGTGATGACGAATACGCTTGCCTTTGTGAAGCCGTTTGTCCCGAACGACCAGAATATGCAACAGCTCACGTGCAAGGCGCTCCGCACGTTCATTTGCATGATGCCGTTTGTGCCGCTAGGAATGGTGTCGGGTAACTTTTTCCAGGGGACGGGTAAGGCCTGGCGTTCTATGTTCCTGAACGCTTGCCGTCAGCTCATCTTGCTGATTCCGTTTTTGCTGATTATGCCACGCTTTTTCGGACTCCGTGGCGTGTTCATGGCGCAGCCCATCGCAGACTTTGTGACGGCCGTTATCGCCATAATCATGCTCCGCGCCGAACTCAAGAACATCCCGCGCATCTAG
- a CDS encoding NAD(P)-dependent oxidoreductase produces MDLQSILSSVLDEVYEKNEYPALAALESEWTHTHPFDGLRVLVATPIYRNTMTEYRALLAGGADLLVGFSGMNDPDVVDFLKDWGIPVVTPAEMLEAESRGEFVDLVLDCAGPFAVLHPKIGFVELTRSGVHYYKNAEKPVYVADSGIVKRIETSLGTGDGYFRALEKLGFGGDFEGKKLLVFGSGKVGSGIALQGVRRGCNVTVVTDLKRGQSQTANSENAEHSAAPETMPAGDFSAVLEQNDVAVVDCHDYATVASLIENSDFVVTATGVKNALAAPELTEALLSTQANLANMGVEDEYGEAVPAEKVLNDKGPLNFILEEPTHLKYIDTSLALHAALAERLVQEAATLENSSDAASAENSAGLRFPPQEIEQRLLTIAIQNGVIGPEICGMLGFSPSEIE; encoded by the coding sequence ATGGATTTACAGTCGATTCTCTCTTCCGTCCTAGACGAAGTTTACGAAAAGAATGAATACCCCGCACTTGCGGCGCTCGAAAGCGAATGGACGCATACCCACCCGTTCGATGGCTTACGCGTGCTGGTGGCGACTCCGATTTACCGCAATACGATGACCGAATATCGAGCTCTTTTGGCGGGCGGTGCCGACCTTCTCGTGGGTTTTTCGGGAATGAACGACCCTGATGTTGTCGATTTTTTGAAGGATTGGGGCATTCCCGTTGTGACGCCTGCCGAAATGCTCGAAGCCGAATCCCGTGGCGAATTTGTGGACTTGGTGCTCGACTGTGCGGGGCCTTTTGCGGTGCTTCATCCGAAAATTGGCTTTGTGGAACTCACGCGTTCGGGTGTACACTATTATAAAAATGCCGAAAAACCGGTTTACGTTGCCGATAGCGGTATCGTCAAGCGAATTGAAACCTCCTTGGGCACGGGCGATGGCTATTTCCGCGCTCTCGAAAAGCTGGGCTTTGGTGGCGATTTCGAAGGCAAGAAGTTATTGGTTTTTGGTAGTGGCAAAGTCGGTTCGGGAATTGCGCTCCAGGGCGTGCGCCGAGGCTGCAATGTGACCGTTGTGACGGACTTGAAACGCGGGCAGTCTCAAACAGCGAATTCCGAAAATGCTGAACATTCCGCGGCTCCTGAAACAATGCCCGCAGGCGATTTTTCTGCCGTCCTTGAGCAAAATGACGTGGCTGTCGTGGATTGCCATGACTATGCAACTGTCGCCTCCTTGATTGAAAATTCCGATTTTGTGGTGACGGCGACGGGTGTCAAAAATGCCCTTGCTGCCCCGGAATTGACGGAAGCACTTCTCTCGACCCAGGCAAATCTTGCCAATATGGGGGTCGAAGATGAATATGGCGAAGCTGTTCCTGCTGAAAAAGTGCTCAACGATAAAGGCCCGCTGAACTTCATTCTTGAGGAGCCTACGCACTTAAAGTACATCGATACGTCGCTCGCGCTCCATGCCGCCCTTGCCGAACGCTTGGTTCAAGAAGCCGCGACTCTTGAAAACTCTTCCGATGCTGCTTCTGCTGAAAATTCCGCCGGACTTCGCTTTCCGCCGCAAGAAATTGAGCAGCGCTTGCTCACCATCGCTATCCAAAATGGCGTTATCGGTCCTGAAATCTGCGGAATGCTCGGCTTTTCGCCATCGGAGATTGAATAA
- a CDS encoding GIY-YIG nuclease family protein — translation MNDNYYVYILTNKYKTVFYTGVTNNLYRKTLEHKMKLNEGFSEKYNADRLVYYELFFNIADAIKREERLKRWKRKWKIELIENFNPQWKDLFGEIGDACSEAGMTVSTPKS, via the coding sequence ATGAACGACAACTATTACGTTTACATATTGACGAATAAATACAAGACCGTCTTTTATACAGGTGTAACAAATAATTTGTATAGAAAAACACTTGAACATAAAATGAAGCTGAATGAAGGCTTCTCTGAAAAGTATAATGCCGACCGCCTTGTTTACTATGAGCTTTTCTTCAATATTGCAGATGCTATAAAGCGAGAAGAAAGACTAAAGCGTTGGAAACGTAAATGGAAGATTGAATTGATTGAAAATTTTAATCCGCAGTGGAAAGACTTGTTTGGCGAAATAGGAGATGCCTGCTCGGAGGCAGGCATGACAGTCTCAACACCTAAATCCTAA
- a CDS encoding polysaccharide deacetylase family protein, with translation MNYKKISIASVAVGMFAAGAAFAQNAEIATWSGFRKAAVSFTFDDGPQSDVDIALPMFDKYGYKATFNIVTNWANGGNSGMLNWDGVKKLASSGHEIASHSDSHPQNGAMPSSEIASSKGTLNQKVQQKYGVITLAYPNCNTPGDAQVLKNYVVGRICNASWSGGSDIMGKDGPNNWAAVAAMMTGNQGTSDFKGNMDKAVNQGGWVAFLTHGFTTGSNGFANYSPTDAKGMESSLQYAQQKDKDIWVAPMGYVAMYIKERKASKIEPQDGGAANTMAFELKHSIADNISKYDYPLSIRVKSDWKKVEVTQDGAKLESKVDGGYIYFDAVPNAGKIVVKNADAAPESSSSAEPPQSSSSEVAGSSSSTTALPTQAFDGRHLAAYVDASGYIVVQGAQGMNITVFNSLGNVVRTTKGLGFEQKVYTGAKGVYVVKIGNKAWSLKIK, from the coding sequence ATGAACTACAAAAAAATTTCTATTGCCTCTGTCGCAGTTGGAATGTTTGCCGCAGGCGCTGCTTTCGCTCAGAATGCAGAAATTGCCACCTGGTCGGGTTTCCGCAAGGCGGCGGTTTCCTTCACTTTTGACGATGGCCCGCAAAGCGATGTCGATATCGCCTTGCCCATGTTCGACAAGTACGGCTATAAGGCGACCTTCAATATCGTCACCAATTGGGCTAACGGTGGTAACAGTGGAATGCTCAACTGGGATGGAGTGAAAAAATTAGCCTCCTCTGGTCACGAAATTGCAAGCCATAGCGACAGCCACCCCCAAAACGGCGCTATGCCATCTAGCGAGATCGCTTCGTCCAAGGGAACGCTCAACCAAAAGGTTCAACAGAAATACGGTGTCATCACTCTCGCTTACCCGAACTGCAATACTCCCGGTGACGCCCAAGTTTTGAAGAACTATGTTGTCGGACGAATTTGCAACGCAAGTTGGAGCGGCGGATCCGACATTATGGGCAAGGACGGTCCAAATAACTGGGCTGCAGTTGCCGCCATGATGACGGGCAATCAGGGCACCAGCGACTTCAAGGGCAATATGGATAAGGCTGTTAATCAAGGCGGTTGGGTTGCATTCTTGACGCATGGATTTACAACGGGATCAAATGGCTTTGCGAATTACTCTCCGACCGATGCGAAAGGAATGGAAAGCTCCCTCCAGTATGCTCAGCAGAAAGATAAGGACATTTGGGTTGCTCCGATGGGCTACGTCGCCATGTACATCAAGGAACGCAAGGCCTCTAAAATCGAACCGCAGGACGGTGGGGCTGCAAACACGATGGCTTTTGAACTCAAGCACAGCATCGCAGACAACATTTCCAAGTACGATTATCCGCTTTCTATTCGCGTAAAGAGCGACTGGAAGAAGGTCGAAGTCACGCAGGACGGCGCAAAGCTCGAATCCAAGGTCGACGGCGGTTACATTTACTTTGATGCAGTCCCGAACGCAGGCAAGATTGTCGTGAAGAACGCCGACGCAGCCCCGGAATCTTCTAGCAGCGCAGAACCGCCGCAGTCCAGTTCTAGCGAAGTCGCCGGATCTTCGAGCAGCACAACAGCGCTCCCAACGCAAGCATTTGACGGTCGCCACCTCGCCGCCTACGTAGACGCAAGTGGATACATCGTCGTTCAGGGTGCACAAGGCATGAACATCACCGTGTTCAACAGCCTTGGTAACGTTGTCCGCACAACCAAAGGCCTCGGCTTCGAACAGAAAGTTTACACCGGCGCCAAGGGTGTATACGTGGTAAAAATCGGCAATAAAGCCTGGTCTTTGAAGATCAAGTAG
- a CDS encoding TIGR02147 family protein, translated as MKPITEYQDYRKYMLDYFDWRKRSSAFSWREFSKIAGFSSPSYLKLVCDGKSSLSRVGVPLVAAAMGLNEFEQEYFRLMVEFTNAKDDDKKKEAFLKMKGLANEQRARVLDADAFDYYESAVNSVVRELAPLMPGALPGELAKKIKHTFTAQQVRDSLKLLVKLNILKAIGENVYEQTDKVITGSGDALKLALRSMNGQMIDLAREAIEKIAPGERNISGVTIGVDEATVIRISEEVDRFRKQVIAIASESKKINQVYRLNLQLFPLTEKV; from the coding sequence ATGAAACCGATAACAGAATATCAAGATTACCGAAAGTACATGCTTGATTATTTTGACTGGCGAAAAAGAAGTTCTGCGTTCTCATGGCGCGAATTTTCCAAGATCGCCGGATTCTCGTCGCCATCATACTTAAAACTTGTATGTGATGGCAAGAGCTCGCTGAGCCGTGTGGGCGTCCCGCTTGTGGCTGCCGCGATGGGCCTGAATGAATTTGAACAGGAGTATTTCAGGCTCATGGTCGAATTCACGAATGCCAAGGACGATGACAAGAAAAAAGAGGCGTTTCTCAAAATGAAGGGGCTTGCAAACGAACAGCGCGCTAGAGTGTTGGATGCTGATGCGTTTGACTATTACGAATCGGCGGTGAATTCCGTTGTTCGTGAACTCGCTCCGCTGATGCCGGGGGCGCTCCCGGGTGAACTTGCCAAGAAGATTAAGCATACGTTTACGGCGCAACAAGTCCGCGATTCGTTAAAACTCTTGGTAAAGCTCAACATTCTCAAGGCGATTGGCGAGAACGTCTACGAACAGACAGACAAAGTCATTACTGGTTCGGGCGATGCGCTTAAGCTTGCGCTCCGCTCCATGAATGGTCAGATGATTGACCTTGCTCGCGAAGCCATCGAAAAAATTGCTCCGGGTGAACGCAACATCTCGGGCGTGACGATTGGCGTTGACGAAGCTACGGTAATACGCATCTCTGAAGAAGTGGACCGTTTTCGCAAACAAGTTATTGCTATCGCTAGCGAATCCAAGAAGATCAACCAAGTTTATCGTTTAAATTTACAGCTTTTCCCGCTGACGGAAAAAGTGTAG